One Rosa chinensis cultivar Old Blush chromosome 5, RchiOBHm-V2, whole genome shotgun sequence genomic region harbors:
- the LOC112165445 gene encoding histone H3.2, with the protein MARTKQTARKSTGGKAPRKQLATKAARKSAPATGGVKKPHRFRPGTVALREIRKYQKSTELLIRKLPFQRLVREIAQDFKTDLRFQSSAVAALQEAAEAYLVGLFEDTNLCAIHAKRVTIMPKDIQLARRIRGERA; encoded by the coding sequence atgGCTCGTACCAAGCAGACAGCTCGCAAGTCCACCGGAGGAAAGGCGCCGAGGAAGCAGCTGGCGACCAAGGCTGCCAGGAAGTCGGCTCCGGCGACCGGAGGAGTGAAGAAGCCTCACCGGTTCAGGCCGGGAACGGTGGCGCTGAGAGAGATCAGGAAGTACCAGAAGAGCACGGAGCTTCTGATCCGAAAGCTTCCGTTCCAGAGGCTTGTGAGGGAGATTGCTCAGGATTTCAAGACTGATCTCCGATTCCAGAGCAGCGCCGTGGCGGCGCTTCAGGAGGCGGCGGAGGCGTACCTGGTGGGGCTTTTCGAGGATACGAATCTCTGCGCTATTCATGCGAAGAGGGTTACTATTATGCCCAAGGATATTCAGCTTGCGAGGAGAATCAGAGGCGAGAGGGCTTAG